The sequence GATTTCATTCCCCTGCTACGAATGGAGCCACGTGCTGGTGGTGCCGGAAGGCCATCAGCTGCTGGCGGTCGATGGACCGATCAGCCTGGCCGACCTCGCTGCCTATCCCTTGATTACCTACGACATCGGCTTCACCGGCCGCGGTCATATCGACGATGCCTTCCGCACCGCAGGCATCACGCCGGACATCGTCCTGACGGCGATGGATTCCGACGTCATCCAGCAATATGTGGCGCTCGGACTGGGGATCGGCCTGGTGGCGTCGATGGCGACCGAGCACAGCAGCCAGAACGGCTTGCGCACGATCGATGTGTCGCACCTGCTGGCGTCCAATGTGACACGGCTGGCGGTGCGGCGCGGCGCCTACCTGCGTTCGTATACCTTCGATTTCATCTTGCAGTTTGCACCGCAGCTGAAGCGCGAAGATATCATCGAAGCGCTGCATGCGGAGCCGCACAGCGCTGGCAGCAGCGTACACAAGGTAGATTTCGAAGAGCGCATCCTGAAGATCGCCTGATCCGAGAACATGCTCTAAACCGCTGCCGGCAGCGTTCTGGTCACGCTGCCGT comes from Collimonas pratensis and encodes:
- a CDS encoding CysB family HTH-type transcriptional regulator, with product MNFQQLRSIREAARCGFNLTEVANVLFTSQPGVSRQIRELEEELCVDIFIRNGKRLIGLTDPGKGILKIVERLLQEAENLRQASQEYSGETSGTLTIAATHTQARYALPRVVQGFRASFPDVRIALQQSSPEHIADWVISGKADVGIATEGLTQFKELISFPCYEWSHVLVVPEGHQLLAVDGPISLADLAAYPLITYDIGFTGRGHIDDAFRTAGITPDIVLTAMDSDVIQQYVALGLGIGLVASMATEHSSQNGLRTIDVSHLLASNVTRLAVRRGAYLRSYTFDFILQFAPQLKREDIIEALHAEPHSAGSSVHKVDFEERILKIA